In one Plasmodium falciparum 3D7 genome assembly, chromosome: 14 genomic region, the following are encoded:
- a CDS encoding chromatin assembly factor 1 P55 subunit, putative, translating to MKKLGNNLNTINDNNQNEESQHNYLGSNIDNYKYWQYNTILLYNVIMIYTCEWPSLFIEWLPKVYKNDEEYAYQDLILGTYTTEKNNYILILEVTLPSEEFSYSSFYYEKINDYRHNFCNDTSKNFRIKNKIYHESEINKISCYPENADIVACFCSDGNINIFNINDYYNKDDEDEIKNDNILTFDKTLKGHLYQGWGLEWDDKNNYISSCGDDSYLCIWDMNTSDKIMHPIVKYFNHNIPLQDCCWNDNNVLSVSENGHINIYDIRNKTVVNSICATNCTLNSIDVNPHNKNIFATAGTNKEIDLWDMRFTNKSLHRIISQKETIIKLKWDKFQPGILSSSTSDKFIYFFDTNKIGIEQTYEDSQDGPPELIFIHGGHSSNILDYSLNNSYSMMISSISEDNTLHIWQPSKQAYEDASDTYDDTEVE from the exons ATGAAAAAGTTGGGTAATAATTTAAACactataaatgataataatcagAATGAGGAATCACAACATAATTATTTAGGTTCAAATatagataattataaatattggcaatataatactatattattatacaatgttattatgatatatactTGTGAATGGccttctttatttattgagTGGTTACCCAAAGTGTACAA AAATGATGAAGAGTACGCTTACCAAGATTTAATATTGGGAACATATACGACGGAGAAGAATAactacatattaatattggag gTAACACTTCCCAGTGAAGAGTTTTCTTATTCCAGCTTTTACTACGAGAAAATTAACGATTATAGGCACAATTTTTGTAACGACACAAGTAAAAATTTCAGGATAAAGAATAAGATATACCATGAAagtgaaataaataaaataagttgTTACCCAGAAAATGCAGATATTGTAGCGTGTTTTTGTTCAGatggaaatataaatatatttaatataaatgattattataataaagatgatgaagatgaaataaagaatgataatatattaacatttgATAAAACTTTAAAAGGTCATTTATATCAAGGATGGGGATTAGAATgggatgataaaaataattacattTCATCATGTGGTGATGATtcttatttatgtatatgggATATGAATACAAGTGACAAAATAATGCATCCAatagtaaaatattttaatcatAATATTCCTTTACAAGATTGTTGTtggaatgataataatgttttAAGTGTATCAGAAAATggtcatataaatatttatgatatacGTAATAAAACGGTAGTCAATTCTATTTGTGCTACGAATTGTACTTTAAATTCTATTGATGTAAATcctcataataaaaatatttttgcaACAGCTGGAACAAATAAAGAAATCGATTTATGGGATATGCGTTTTACAAATAAATCATTACATAGAATAATATCACAAAAAGAaactattattaaattaaaatgggATAAATTCCAACCAGGTATTTTATCATCTTCAACTAgtgataaatttatttatttttttgataccAATAAAATCGGTATTGAACAAACTTATGAAGATTCACAAGATGGACCCCCCGAACTTATTTTCATACATGGTGGTCATTCATCAAATATACTGGACTATTCCTTGAATAATTCGTATTCAAtg aTGATTTCCTCTATAAGTGAGGATAACACACTTCACATTTGGCAACCTTCCAAGCAAGCGTATGAAGACGCATCAGATACATACGACGATACAGAAGTGGAAtga